From one Saprospiraceae bacterium genomic stretch:
- a CDS encoding gliding motility-associated C-terminal domain-containing protein: protein MRLIILLVICCQTLDSQSQSCSGNLGENIFTNGDFGRGTANILTPDPKIAPGYIYGSFTPPPDGVYLITNNSDWSNKYPTWIGIKDNSPDPDGYMMVINASYTPGIFYEQTVTGLCENTLYAFSADVINMVRTVITDHTFPNVSFLLDDVVKYNTGDIPQSEKWNTAGFTFTTKPGQFSLKLTLRNNAPGGNGNDLAIDNISFRACGPQALILPEKTENICEDGNPITLNATIEGSQYPNPAIQWQISQNGQNDWTNVGQNVSFRHTNLKAGYYYYRYLLAATPQNLVNSKCRIISNTKVIFVQPKFYNYADTICDGMVYTFGKKTYTRTGIYVDSLQSSIGCDSIITLRLEVIPDNKIMIDRTVTSPSCQKKSDGSVSINNIYKGYPPYTSFLNNLAPVNNNFNNLSDGSYVLKVIDRYGCNLKDTIQLVEPPPYLVDLGDDLHLILGQEVILHASSTLPTVSGQFWFEGQVICDLSCDGDPYIPYKTSTLKWVARSERGCLASDSIQVIVDNVVKTFAPNIFTPNGDGINDYFLPLTNKNIVKGISSFMIFDRFGGVVYEAKNLFPNDLTQGWDGTRHGLPADQGIYLYKVDIVLINDETVNLAGDILLLR from the coding sequence ATGAGATTAATCATACTGCTGGTGATATGCTGTCAAACCTTGGATAGCCAGAGTCAATCTTGCTCAGGCAACCTAGGCGAAAATATTTTTACCAACGGAGACTTTGGTCGTGGGACTGCCAATATTCTCACACCGGATCCTAAAATCGCACCAGGCTATATTTATGGTTCCTTTACTCCACCACCTGATGGAGTCTACCTGATTACTAATAATTCTGACTGGTCCAATAAGTATCCCACCTGGATAGGAATCAAAGACAATAGCCCCGACCCTGATGGGTATATGATGGTGATTAATGCCAGTTATACTCCCGGCATATTTTATGAACAGACGGTGACGGGTCTTTGTGAAAATACCCTGTATGCGTTTTCTGCTGATGTGATCAATATGGTGCGCACAGTCATTACGGATCATACCTTTCCAAATGTGTCTTTCCTGTTAGACGATGTGGTCAAATACAATACAGGAGACATTCCTCAAAGTGAAAAATGGAATACGGCCGGTTTTACGTTTACCACGAAACCTGGACAGTTTTCACTAAAACTGACTTTGCGAAACAATGCTCCCGGTGGCAATGGAAATGATCTCGCTATTGATAATATATCTTTTAGGGCTTGCGGGCCACAAGCCCTTATACTCCCCGAGAAAACAGAAAATATCTGTGAAGACGGCAATCCAATTACATTAAATGCTACCATAGAGGGCAGCCAATATCCCAATCCCGCCATTCAATGGCAGATCAGTCAAAACGGTCAAAACGACTGGACCAATGTCGGACAAAATGTGAGTTTTCGACATACTAATTTAAAAGCAGGATATTATTACTATAGATATCTATTGGCTGCTACTCCACAAAACCTGGTCAATTCAAAATGTCGCATTATCTCCAACACCAAAGTCATTTTTGTCCAGCCTAAATTTTACAATTATGCTGATACGATCTGTGATGGAATGGTCTATACTTTTGGCAAAAAGACCTATACGCGGACCGGTATTTACGTAGATTCACTCCAATCCTCTATTGGCTGCGATAGTATCATCACTTTGAGATTGGAGGTCATACCAGATAATAAAATCATGATAGACCGCACGGTCACCTCTCCATCCTGCCAAAAAAAATCGGATGGATCTGTTTCTATAAATAATATTTACAAAGGTTACCCTCCCTACACTAGTTTCTTAAATAACCTGGCACCTGTCAATAACAATTTTAACAACTTATCGGATGGGTCCTATGTATTAAAAGTGATTGATCGATATGGCTGTAACCTTAAAGACACGATACAACTGGTCGAGCCACCCCCTTACCTGGTTGACCTCGGAGATGACTTGCATCTTATACTCGGACAGGAGGTCATACTGCATGCCTCTTCAACCTTACCTACGGTATCCGGGCAGTTTTGGTTTGAAGGCCAGGTCATATGTGATCTTTCCTGTGATGGAGATCCGTATATACCCTATAAGACTTCCACGCTCAAGTGGGTGGCCCGGTCAGAACGGGGATGCCTGGCTTCAGATAGTATCCAGGTGATAGTCGACAATGTGGTCAAAACCTTTGCGCCCAATATTTTTACTCCAAATGGCGATGGCATTAATGATTATTTTTTACCCCTGACCAATAAAAACATCGTCAAGGGAATCTCCTCCTTTATGATTTTTGATCGATTTGGTGGTGTAGTATATGAAGCAAAAAATTTATTCCCCAATGATCTTACACAAGGTTGGGATGGAACTCGTCATGGACTACCGGCCGATCAGGGTATCTATCTCTACAAAGTGGATATCGTGCTTATCAATGACGAAACTGTAAACCTGGCCGGTGATATACTTTTACTCAGATAA
- a CDS encoding helix-turn-helix transcriptional regulator encodes MEPILSNRVDADKLDHAANMLKVIAHPLRLTIVDLLIQNGPLTVLEIQHQLGLEQAIASQHLILLKDKGVLNAEKVGRNRYFSLAYPNMKNIIHCMEDCCYTTPK; translated from the coding sequence ATGGAACCAATATTATCAAATAGAGTAGATGCAGACAAACTAGATCATGCTGCTAATATGCTCAAGGTCATTGCCCACCCGCTCCGACTGACTATTGTAGACTTATTAATCCAAAATGGTCCGCTCACCGTATTGGAAATCCAGCACCAACTTGGCCTAGAACAAGCCATCGCTTCCCAACACCTCATCCTCTTGAAAGATAAGGGGGTGCTGAATGCTGAAAAAGTGGGGCGAAACAGGTATTTCAGCCTAGCTTATCCTAACATGAAAAACATCATCCATTGTATGGAGGATTGCTGTTATACAACTCCAAAATAA
- a CDS encoding sulfite exporter TauE/SafE family protein, which translates to MHPEGYLFATLIGLSLGMIGGGGSVLTVPVLVYIMGISPLLSTSYSLFIVGVTSLVGAMQYAKNKLVDYKTGLLFGLPSIIAVYTTRKFLVPMIPEHVLSIGSLDITKQVFVMALFALLMIMASISMILPTKEKSTHKNYTGGLFYLSVILEGVLVGGLTGLVGAGGGFLIIPALVLLAGLPMKLAVGTSLLIIALKSLIGFTGDMGHYTLDWSTLLLFTAFAIIGMFAGTALSKKVSGAKLKPAFGWFVLVMGIFILVNEIFLKNN; encoded by the coding sequence ATCCATCCGGAAGGTTATTTATTTGCGACATTGATAGGTCTTTCTTTGGGGATGATCGGTGGTGGTGGTTCGGTATTGACGGTGCCTGTATTAGTTTATATTATGGGTATATCTCCTTTGCTTTCCACATCGTATTCTTTGTTTATAGTGGGTGTCACTTCGTTGGTTGGCGCAATGCAATATGCCAAAAACAAACTAGTCGATTATAAGACAGGCTTATTATTTGGCTTGCCAAGTATCATAGCAGTATATACCACGCGTAAATTTTTGGTGCCCATGATACCGGAGCATGTACTTTCTATTGGTAGCCTGGATATCACCAAACAAGTCTTTGTGATGGCCTTATTTGCTTTATTAATGATCATGGCATCGATCTCCATGATCCTGCCTACCAAAGAAAAATCTACGCACAAAAATTATACCGGGGGCTTGTTTTATCTCTCCGTCATACTGGAAGGGGTGTTGGTAGGAGGATTGACTGGACTGGTTGGAGCCGGAGGTGGATTCTTGATCATCCCTGCTTTGGTATTATTGGCAGGACTTCCCATGAAATTAGCGGTAGGTACCTCGTTGCTGATCATTGCACTTAAATCACTCATAGGTTTTACTGGAGATATGGGTCATTACACCCTGGATTGGAGCACACTATTACTGTTTACAGCCTTTGCTATCATAGGTATGTTTGCAGGTACGGCCCTATCAAAAAAAGTAAGCGGCGCCAAATTAAAACCGGCCTTTGGTTGGTTTGTACTCGTCATGGGTATTTTCATATTAGTCAATGAAATATTTTTAAAAAACAATTAA
- a CDS encoding MBL fold metallo-hydrolase — translation MNIEQIYTGCLAQGAYYITSDGEAAIIDPLREIQPYLDRLTKDQVKLKYIFETHFHADFVSGHVDLSKSTGAPIVYGPNAECEFECISAKDGQEFKVGKLTFKVLHTPGHTMESTTYLMKDEAGKDHCIFSGDTLFLGDVGRPDLAQKAAHMTQEELAGLLYDSLYTKIMPLDDDITVYPAHGAGSACGKKMMTETVDKLGNQKKVNYALNQPNKEAFIKAVTDGLMPPPAYFPANVAMNKKGYTSFEEVKSRGMSSLTPEVFEVVAEESGAVLLDTRPATDFYKGYVPQSINIGLKGDFAPWVGSLIADVNQPILLITSPGEEEESVTRLSRVGFDNVLGHLEGGVDEWIKSGKEIDTVDRITVDAFKGALESGGYQILDVRKESEYESGHVVNAENKPLANINDWIRDINPAKHYLIHCAGGYRSMVAASILQARGYRNFSEIEGGYAAISQTEIPTTVVVAEKI, via the coding sequence ATGAATATCGAACAAATTTATACCGGTTGTCTTGCCCAGGGAGCATATTATATCACCAGCGATGGTGAAGCAGCGATCATCGATCCCCTTCGGGAGATCCAACCTTACCTGGATCGACTGACTAAAGACCAGGTAAAACTCAAATACATTTTTGAGACCCACTTTCATGCAGACTTTGTGTCCGGACATGTCGATCTCAGTAAAAGCACCGGAGCACCTATTGTGTACGGGCCCAATGCCGAATGTGAATTTGAATGTATCTCTGCCAAAGATGGCCAGGAGTTTAAAGTGGGCAAGCTTACTTTCAAGGTATTGCATACCCCGGGTCATACCATGGAGAGTACGACTTATTTAATGAAAGACGAAGCAGGCAAGGATCATTGTATTTTTTCAGGGGATACTTTATTTCTCGGAGATGTTGGACGACCGGATCTCGCTCAGAAAGCAGCGCATATGACTCAGGAAGAACTAGCAGGACTGTTATATGATAGTCTATACACCAAGATTATGCCACTGGACGACGATATCACAGTCTATCCTGCCCATGGTGCTGGCAGTGCCTGTGGCAAAAAAATGATGACAGAGACAGTCGACAAACTGGGCAACCAAAAAAAGGTAAACTATGCCTTGAATCAGCCCAACAAAGAAGCCTTTATTAAAGCAGTCACGGATGGGCTGATGCCACCTCCGGCATATTTTCCAGCCAATGTGGCTATGAATAAAAAAGGGTATACCTCTTTTGAAGAAGTCAAAAGCAGGGGCATGAGCTCATTGACTCCGGAAGTGTTTGAAGTGGTGGCAGAAGAGTCCGGTGCAGTATTATTGGATACCAGGCCAGCTACGGATTTTTATAAAGGATATGTGCCTCAATCAATCAATATTGGTCTCAAAGGTGATTTTGCACCCTGGGTTGGATCATTGATCGCAGATGTCAATCAACCGATTTTATTGATCACTTCGCCCGGAGAAGAAGAGGAGTCAGTGACCCGACTGAGTAGGGTAGGATTTGACAATGTGCTGGGTCACCTCGAAGGGGGTGTGGATGAATGGATAAAATCCGGTAAAGAAATTGATACAGTAGATCGTATCACGGTCGATGCCTTTAAAGGTGCTTTAGAATCAGGGGGCTATCAAATATTGGATGTACGCAAAGAAAGTGAATACGAAAGTGGACATGTAGTTAATGCTGAAAACAAACCACTCGCCAATATTAATGATTGGATCCGGGACATCAATCCTGCAAAGCATTATCTCATACATTGTGCAGGAGGATACCGTAGCATGGTAGCCGCATCGATCTTGCAAGCCAGAGGATATCGTAACTTCAGCGAAATAGAAGGTGGCTACGCAGCCATCAGCCAAACTGAAATACCAACCACAGTGGTAGTAGCAGAAAAAATTTAA
- a CDS encoding rhodanese-like domain-containing protein — MFSKIINTLFPKKEVIDLKSIIAQGAMLVDVRNPDEYKSGHVKGSVNIPLDQISQRLDRFKNKNTIVVFCRSGARSKMAQSILKSNGVTNVINGGGWQEVNQFVK, encoded by the coding sequence ATGTTTTCAAAAATTATCAATACACTCTTCCCTAAAAAAGAAGTCATAGATTTGAAATCCATCATTGCCCAGGGAGCTATGCTCGTCGATGTACGCAATCCGGATGAATATAAATCAGGTCATGTCAAAGGATCTGTCAATATTCCGCTGGATCAAATCTCTCAGCGACTGGATCGATTCAAGAATAAAAATACCATAGTTGTATTTTGTCGAAGTGGTGCCAGAAGTAAAATGGCTCAATCTATCCTCAAATCCAATGGCGTCACCAATGTCATCAATGGTGGAGGCTGGCAAGAGGTAAATCAATTTGTGAAGTAA
- a CDS encoding DUF2892 domain-containing protein yields MKKNVGSTDKMIRLVIAAVVAVLYFTKMISGTMAIVLGVVAIIFAVTAFLNFCPIWAAFGINTNKNK; encoded by the coding sequence ATGAAAAAAAATGTTGGTTCTACAGACAAAATGATTCGCTTAGTAATTGCGGCCGTCGTTGCAGTATTGTATTTTACTAAAATGATTTCCGGTACGATGGCGATCGTCCTCGGAGTAGTTGCAATTATATTTGCAGTCACCGCTTTTCTTAATTTTTGTCCGATCTGGGCAGCATTTGGAATAAATACCAATAAAAACAAATAA
- a CDS encoding NAD(P)/FAD-dependent oxidoreductase: protein MKNHYQILVIGGGNAGLSLSAHLLLKNNKLDIGIVEPSDKHYYQPAWTLVGGGVYNIQDTERNEIDYIPKGADWIRDACATFQPESNQVTLQSGSKITYDYLVVCPGIQLDWDKVKGLKETLGKNNVTSNYSFKYAPYTFEVIKNFKGGKALFNNPHTPIKCGGAPHKIMWLAADYFRKNGILDKADIHYYSGGTRLFGVDKYEKTLLKIVERNNIKLHFFERLEEIDGPNKRAKFVGFGENNKDVESWVDFEMFHVTPPQSAPDFIKNSPLANAAGWVDVDKFTLQHNKYKNVFSLGDASSLPTSRTGAAIRKQTPTVANNLLAMISGQSMPATYNGYASCPIVTGYGKLVLAEFDYNNKPMETFPFDQSKERWSMYQLKRQVLPRMYWNMILRGKAQG from the coding sequence ATGAAAAATCATTACCAAATTCTGGTCATCGGCGGGGGAAACGCTGGTTTGTCACTTAGTGCACATCTTTTACTGAAGAATAATAAACTAGATATCGGTATCGTAGAGCCCTCTGACAAACATTATTATCAACCCGCATGGACACTGGTCGGCGGCGGTGTTTACAATATTCAGGATACAGAACGCAATGAGATAGATTATATCCCCAAAGGAGCTGATTGGATAAGAGATGCCTGCGCTACCTTCCAACCAGAGTCCAATCAGGTCACCCTGCAGTCTGGCAGTAAAATCACCTATGATTATTTGGTGGTATGTCCGGGTATCCAACTCGATTGGGATAAAGTAAAAGGATTAAAAGAGACGCTGGGTAAAAACAATGTAACCAGCAATTATAGTTTTAAATATGCTCCCTACACTTTTGAGGTCATCAAAAACTTTAAAGGAGGCAAAGCCTTATTTAACAATCCGCATACTCCGATTAAATGTGGTGGGGCTCCTCACAAAATCATGTGGCTGGCCGCAGACTATTTTAGAAAAAACGGCATCCTGGACAAAGCCGATATACATTATTATAGCGGAGGAACCAGGTTGTTTGGTGTAGATAAATATGAAAAGACGCTACTCAAAATCGTAGAACGCAATAATATTAAATTGCATTTTTTTGAGAGATTGGAAGAAATAGATGGGCCCAATAAACGCGCAAAATTTGTTGGATTTGGTGAAAACAATAAGGATGTGGAATCCTGGGTAGATTTTGAGATGTTTCATGTGACTCCACCACAGTCTGCACCTGATTTTATTAAAAATAGTCCTCTCGCCAACGCCGCCGGATGGGTAGATGTAGACAAATTTACTTTACAACACAATAAATATAAAAATGTCTTTTCTCTTGGCGATGCCTCTTCCTTGCCAACTTCCAGGACGGGTGCAGCCATTAGAAAACAAACACCTACGGTGGCAAATAATTTATTGGCAATGATATCAGGACAAAGTATGCCCGCTACCTATAACGGCTACGCTTCTTGCCCTATCGTCACCGGTTATGGCAAGTTGGTCCTGGCTGAGTTTGACTATAATAATAAGCCTATGGAGACTTTTCCTTTTGATCAAAGTAAAGAGCGCTGGAGTATGTATCAACTCAAGAGACAAGTGCTCCCCAGAATGTATTGGAATATGATCTTAAGAGGCAAAGCACAAGGATAA
- a CDS encoding YeeE/YedE family protein encodes MTFIQFISQPWPWYVAGPIIGLMVPLLLLLGNKSFGISSSLRHVCAACIPANISFFKYDWKKEIWNLFFASGIILGGFIAAYLLTNHQPVDINPKLVSELQSYGITTSESLLPTSLFNWSSLLTIKGFTLMVIGGFFVGFGTRYAGGCTSGHAIMGLSSLQLPSLIATVCFMAGGFIMANLILPHILKLI; translated from the coding sequence ATGACTTTTATACAATTTATCAGCCAGCCTTGGCCATGGTATGTCGCAGGACCTATCATTGGATTGATGGTACCTCTTTTATTACTACTGGGGAATAAATCCTTCGGGATCAGTTCTTCACTGCGTCATGTATGTGCCGCTTGTATACCTGCAAACATTTCTTTTTTCAAATACGATTGGAAGAAAGAAATATGGAACCTGTTTTTTGCCTCTGGCATCATCCTGGGCGGTTTTATCGCTGCATATTTGTTGACCAACCACCAGCCGGTAGATATCAATCCTAAGTTGGTGTCGGAGTTGCAGTCATATGGCATTACTACTTCTGAGTCATTATTGCCAACTTCTTTATTTAATTGGTCTTCTCTATTGACCATCAAAGGATTTACGTTAATGGTGATCGGAGGATTTTTTGTTGGATTTGGCACCAGGTATGCCGGTGGATGCACCAGCGGACACGCTATCATGGGCTTGTCTTCTTTGCAATTGCCCTCACTGATCGCCACAGTTTGTTTTATGGCAGGTGGTTTCATCATGGCCAATCTTATATTACCCCATATTTTAAAATTGATATGA
- a CDS encoding YeeE/YedE family protein, translated as MQDSDVLTPEEIIEENLDHEVRSLDTACINESDLKQPWYYDLMFVIPGIFFGVVLVKSEVISWYRIQEMFRLQAFHMYGVIGSAVAVGALSILILKKLKAKSVFGEELEFHDRPFSKGNIYGGLIFGFGWALTGACPGPLYAQIGSIGTVAIVTLLSAVAGTWVYGLIREKLPH; from the coding sequence ATGCAAGATTCAGATGTATTGACACCCGAAGAAATCATAGAAGAGAATCTCGATCATGAGGTAAGATCCTTAGACACCGCCTGTATCAATGAGAGTGATCTCAAACAGCCATGGTATTATGATCTCATGTTTGTGATACCCGGTATATTTTTTGGAGTCGTGCTGGTCAAGTCTGAAGTGATCAGCTGGTATAGGATCCAGGAGATGTTTCGTTTGCAGGCTTTTCATATGTATGGAGTGATTGGCAGTGCTGTAGCAGTAGGTGCTCTTTCTATACTTATTCTCAAAAAGCTCAAAGCCAAAAGTGTCTTTGGCGAAGAGTTGGAGTTTCACGACAGACCCTTCAGCAAAGGAAATATTTACGGAGGATTAATATTTGGTTTTGGCTGGGCTTTAACAGGCGCATGCCCGGGGCCCCTTTACGCACAAATAGGATCTATTGGAACAGTAGCGATTGTCACTTTACTCAGTGCTGTTGCAGGGACCTGGGTATATGGTTTGATTAGAGAAAAACTACCTCATTGA
- a CDS encoding rhodanese-like domain-containing protein, whose product MVIGTVLLLLSTSYLSSAQTKLSVSQFDSLIHKDKTIQLIDVRTPAELATGVIKGSKNIDYSGADFVTRMSALDKSKPIAVYCAVGGRSGKSATKLKELGFTQIYDLAGGMTAWNAQKMPVVLPAHQ is encoded by the coding sequence ATGGTGATAGGCACCGTATTGCTTTTACTGAGCACTTCTTATTTGTCGTCGGCACAGACCAAACTGTCAGTGTCCCAATTTGATTCCCTAATCCATAAAGACAAGACCATCCAACTCATTGATGTGCGTACGCCAGCAGAGCTTGCCACTGGTGTCATCAAGGGAAGTAAAAACATTGATTATTCCGGTGCTGATTTTGTAACCAGGATGAGTGCATTGGACAAATCTAAACCTATAGCTGTATACTGTGCTGTTGGTGGTCGCAGTGGCAAATCTGCCACCAAATTAAAAGAACTTGGCTTTACACAGATCTATGATCTTGCAGGAGGAATGACTGCCTGGAATGCACAGAAAATGCCGGTGGTACTGCCAGCTCACCAATAA
- a CDS encoding c-type cytochrome, with protein MTVFIGAIIILIIVLVSYSTTLVSRISSSIRLQQDLAPVKNQFRWVKSGLISIAFLLISLIAFTIWQYWQKASLQENTLKENILHAYDSTKVWNAPDLSFMLQSPDKELLVYGRQLIANTADFLGPAGIIRPMSNGMNCQNCHLDAGTKAWGNNYSGVAANYPKLRARSGTVENITKRINDCFQRSLNGDTLKPDSKEMKAMAAYIQWLGQAVPKNQAPKGVGLKKLAVMTRAADPVKGHELFISKCQSCHGVDGQGLPKPEDPSTKYPPLWGDHSYNEAAGLYRVSTFAGYIKTNMPFGATADNPQLSDEEAWDLAAFVNGQPRPKHKFLATDWPQINKKPYDHPFGPYEDTFTEAQHKYGPYQPIIDFQKQTK; from the coding sequence ATGACTGTATTTATAGGAGCTATTATTATCCTGATCATCGTACTTGTAAGTTACTCTACAACACTGGTATCGCGTATATCTTCCTCTATCAGGTTGCAGCAAGATCTTGCACCGGTCAAAAATCAATTTAGATGGGTCAAGTCCGGCTTGATAAGTATTGCATTTTTATTAATTAGCTTGATTGCTTTTACTATTTGGCAATATTGGCAGAAAGCCTCATTGCAGGAGAATACTTTGAAGGAAAACATTCTGCATGCTTATGATTCTACAAAAGTGTGGAACGCTCCTGACCTATCATTTATGCTCCAGTCTCCGGACAAAGAGTTATTGGTATATGGGCGCCAGTTGATCGCCAATACTGCTGATTTCCTCGGACCAGCCGGCATCATAAGACCTATGTCCAATGGGATGAATTGTCAAAACTGTCATCTGGATGCAGGTACTAAAGCCTGGGGAAACAATTATTCCGGAGTAGCTGCCAATTATCCAAAATTGCGAGCCCGATCTGGTACAGTAGAAAATATCACCAAAAGGATCAACGACTGTTTTCAGCGAAGCCTTAATGGTGACACGCTGAAGCCTGACAGTAAAGAGATGAAAGCAATGGCAGCATACATCCAGTGGTTGGGTCAGGCGGTCCCTAAAAATCAAGCTCCTAAAGGGGTTGGGCTAAAAAAACTTGCAGTAATGACACGAGCGGCTGATCCGGTCAAAGGTCATGAATTATTTATAAGCAAATGTCAAAGTTGTCATGGGGTTGATGGTCAGGGATTGCCCAAACCAGAAGATCCTTCTACGAAGTATCCCCCGTTATGGGGCGATCACAGCTACAATGAAGCTGCTGGATTGTATAGAGTCTCGACTTTCGCCGGTTATATAAAAACCAATATGCCATTTGGTGCAACAGCTGACAATCCCCAGTTAAGCGACGAAGAAGCATGGGATCTTGCAGCTTTCGTCAACGGTCAACCAAGACCCAAGCACAAGTTTTTAGCGACAGATTGGCCGCAGATAAATAAAAAACCTTATGACCATCCATTTGGTCCATATGAAGATACATTTACAGAAGCACAACATAAATATGGTCCCTATCAACCGATCATAGATTTTCAAAAACAAACCAAATAA
- a CDS encoding 5'-nucleotidase C-terminal domain-containing protein, which produces MKKNRRKFLQSMTIGGLGLGLLEPIKAHPMIPAYKMEEMDQDVSKPKKITLLQTTDVHCQIHPHDELFWENEAMVFRKTAGYAHLATMFKKYRKANPNTFIMDTGDMFQGSMLSIKTQGGAYTDILNQLDYDLYLPGNWEVVYHKDRMQQLMGGLNGPKVCANMYHDLGDGVKGELIFPAYYTWMVEGIKIGFLGYTDHLVPIRQSPAYSKGIIYTKPEENLAHYVGVLKKQEQCDFVIIPAHMGLSQQIALANLPACEGVDYIFGGDTHERVRKPIQCKYAKVVEPGAFGSFIGKLELTVQNGKILEEQYELVEVSPDKYKADASMATLISTLEKDFITDIKKVHGYSKVPLYRYFVVENTIDTMIVDALMWKAKTDIVFSNGFRFCPPRDKDHTGMVPITEGYIVDMLPIDAVARTGIVTGKQIKDWLEKELQNVFAKEASGRFGGWVVKMKGMSVEFKAFEELGQRVQKVMVGDLPLDLQREYTITACEREGDPEDTLCRILKVKQTRNLDFTLHQMMRDYLHTFSPVDPTPHHNVRILDAPQTLLSQVFGVDYKFV; this is translated from the coding sequence ATGAAAAAAAATAGGCGCAAGTTTTTGCAATCAATGACCATTGGAGGTTTAGGATTGGGGCTACTGGAGCCAATTAAAGCACATCCAATGATACCCGCATATAAAATGGAGGAGATGGATCAGGATGTTTCAAAACCTAAAAAAATCACTTTACTTCAAACGACAGATGTGCATTGTCAGATACACCCGCATGACGAATTGTTTTGGGAAAATGAAGCTATGGTATTCAGAAAGACAGCAGGCTACGCTCACCTGGCTACCATGTTTAAAAAATATCGAAAAGCCAATCCCAATACCTTCATTATGGACACAGGTGATATGTTTCAGGGCAGTATGCTTTCTATCAAGACACAAGGTGGTGCTTATACAGATATCCTCAACCAATTGGATTATGACCTGTACCTGCCTGGCAATTGGGAGGTAGTCTATCATAAAGATCGCATGCAGCAACTTATGGGAGGATTGAATGGCCCGAAAGTTTGTGCCAATATGTATCATGACCTGGGTGATGGCGTCAAGGGAGAACTTATCTTTCCTGCATATTATACCTGGATGGTGGAAGGTATCAAAATAGGCTTTTTGGGTTACACCGATCACCTGGTACCCATCAGACAATCTCCTGCATACAGCAAAGGAATCATATATACCAAACCAGAAGAAAACCTGGCTCATTATGTAGGAGTCTTAAAAAAACAAGAGCAGTGTGATTTTGTGATCATCCCAGCTCACATGGGTCTTTCTCAACAAATAGCCCTGGCCAATCTACCAGCTTGCGAAGGCGTGGACTATATCTTTGGAGGAGATACACATGAGCGCGTGCGTAAGCCGATACAATGTAAATATGCCAAAGTTGTGGAGCCCGGTGCTTTCGGATCTTTTATTGGCAAATTGGAACTCACCGTGCAGAACGGGAAAATATTGGAGGAACAATACGAACTCGTCGAGGTCAGCCCGGATAAATACAAAGCGGATGCGTCCATGGCTACTCTAATCTCCACGTTGGAGAAAGATTTTATCACGGACATTAAAAAAGTACATGGATATTCCAAAGTACCGCTCTATCGGTATTTTGTCGTGGAGAATACGATTGATACTATGATCGTAGATGCACTGATGTGGAAAGCCAAGACGGATATCGTGTTTTCTAATGGATTTAGATTTTGTCCCCCACGCGATAAAGATCATACGGGCATGGTCCCTATCACCGAAGGATATATCGTCGATATGCTGCCGATAGATGCAGTTGCCCGGACAGGAATCGTCACCGGCAAACAGATCAAAGACTGGCTTGAAAAAGAATTGCAGAATGTATTTGCCAAAGAAGCATCGGGGCGTTTTGGTGGCTGGGTCGTCAAAATGAAAGGCATGTCTGTAGAGTTTAAAGCATTTGAGGAGCTGGGTCAGAGAGTTCAAAAAGTAATGGTCGGTGATCTACCACTGGATCTGCAGCGTGAATACACTATCACCGCCTGCGAACGCGAAGGGGATCCTGAAGATACCCTCTGCAGAATATTAAAAGTCAAACAAACCCGGAATTTAGATTTTACCTTACATCAGATGATGAGGGATTATCTTCATACCTTTTCTCCGGTAGATCCGACACCACATCATAATGTCAGGATACTCGATGCACCCCAGACCTTATTGTCCCAGGTGTTTGGAGTAGATTATAAATTTGTATAA